A genomic window from Centroberyx gerrardi isolate f3 chromosome 14, fCenGer3.hap1.cur.20231027, whole genome shotgun sequence includes:
- the LOC139930426 gene encoding uncharacterized protein LOC139930426, giving the protein MPRVYIGRLSYHVREKDIQRFFSGYGKLMEIDLKNGYGFVEFEDNRDADDAVYELNGKELCGERVIVEHARGPRRDRDGHGGGYGGGGRSSGGGYSSRSRTGRDKYGPPVRTEYRLVVENLSSRCSWQDLKDFMRQAGEVTYADAHKERTNEGVIEFRTHSDMKRALDKLDGTDINGRKIRLVEDRPRRRRSYSGSRSRSRSRRRSRSRSRSHRSSRSHSRSRSRSRSRSNKRTHRSRSRSGRKSRSKSEGSKSRSRNRRSRSRSRTRKSRSRSRKSRSRSGERKSKSRSKSRSKVKSERDSRSRSKEKSGDKKSRSRSASPVENGKEERAVKSASRSPSPQADDRRSKSGEKRSPSRSKSRSRSRSRSRSASQD; this is encoded by the exons ATGCCTCGTGTTTATATCGGACGACTGAGCTACCATGTCCGCGAAAAAGACATTCAACGATTTTTCAGTGGATATGGAAAGCTCATGGAAATTGATTTGAAAAATGG gtACGGCTTCGTGGAGTTCGAGGACAACCGGGATGCTGATGACGCTGTGTACGAGCTGAACGGGAAGGAGCTGTGCGGGGAGCGAGTGATCGTCGAGCACGCCCGGGGGCCGCGGCGAGACCGGGATGGCCACGGTGGGGGTTACGGGGGCGGTGGGCGCA GCAGTGGTGGTGGTTACAGCAGCCGGAGTCGCACTGGCAGGGATAAGTACGGGCCTCCTGTCCGTACCGAGTACCGACTCGTCGTGGAGAACTTGTCCAGTCGCTGCAGCTGGCAGGACTTAAAG GACTTCATGCGCCAGGCAGGAGAGGTGACCTATGCGGACGCCCACAAGGAACGCACCAACGAGGGAGTGATCGAGTTCAGGACGCACTCGGACATGAAGAGGGCCCTGGACAAGCTGGACGGTACAGACATCAACGGGAGGAAGATCCGTCTGGTGGAGGACCGACCTCGCCGACGAAGGTCCTACTCTGGCAGCCGCTCCAG GTCTCGTAGTCGCCGCCGCTCCCGCAGCAGGAGCCGTAGCCACAGGAGCTCCAGGAGCCACTCCAGATCCCGCTCCAG GTCTCGTTCCCGTAGCAACAAGAGAACCCATCGTTCCCGCTCCAGATCAGGAAGGAAGTCTCGCTCCAAGTCCGAGGGAAGCAAATCCCGTTCTCGCAACCGCAGGTCTCGTTCTCGGTCCCGCACCCGCAAATCCCGCTCTCGCTCCCGCAAATCCAGGTCCCGTTCAGGCGAGCGGAAATCCAAGTCCCGTTCCAAGAGCCGCTCCAAGGTGAAGTCGGAGCGGGATTCCCGCAGCCGTTCCAAGGAGAAGTCGGGCGACAAGAAGTCCCGCAGCCGCTCTGCTTCCCCTGTGGAGAACGGGAAGGAGGAGCGCGCCGTCAAATCCGCCTCCCGCTCCCCGTCCCCGCAGGCGGACGACCGGCGATCCAAGTCCGGAGAGAAACGTTCGCCCTCCCGCTCAAAGTCCCGCTCGCGATCTCGCTCTCGGTCTAGATCGGCCTCTCAGGATTAG